The candidate division TA06 bacterium genome segment CGCGTTGTATTCTTCGTCGATGTACTTGATGTATTCTTCCCGGTGCTTCTGGCTCTTGGCGTAGCAGATGTCGTACATGTTGAAACTCAGGGTTTTGGTCAGGTTGTTGAACCCGTAAAGCTTTAAGCTTTTCAGCGGTTTGACATCGGTCCGGGTGTTTTTGATGTGGGAGATCTGCTGGGATTTGTATCTCATCTTCCACCTTTTATGTTTTTGGGAGCGGTAAAATCGATTTATTAAAGATACACTAAAATAGCGGCAAAAATCAAGCAAAAAACGCAAAAAAGCCGCCCCGGAAACTTGTCCGCCATAGTCTGCAAACTTGTCCGCCATAGTCTGCAAACTTGTCCGCCGTAGTTTGAACGAAGGCGGAAAGCAGACGAAGGAGGATTCCGGAAGCGGCTGTTAACGAAAAGGAGGTCTTCACTCAGCAATCCATAATCACAAAATAATCTAAACGTTCATTGCTGATTGTTTGTTGTTCATTGCTTATTTCTTGTATCCTATGCTGATCGGGGCTCTTATATTTGCCCCTCTCCCGCCGGGTTTGCGCAACGAAGCCGAAGCGTAGTTGTGGGAGGGATTTAGGCTGGCACTGAGGCAGCCCATTTGATTTGCCGTCGAAGTGGAGGGGTCTACACTACGCCCTGGGCCACCATGGCCTTGGCCACTTTAACGAACCCGGCGATATTGGCTCCGGCCAGGTAGTCGCCCTTGGTGGCGTACTTCTCGGAAGCGTCCAGGCACTGTTGGTGGATGGCCTTCATGATCCGCTGCAGTTTCTGGTCGACTTCGTTGCGGTCCCAGTACCAGCGCGAACTCTGCTGCGACATCTCCAGCCCCGAGGTGGCCACGCCGCCGGCGTTGGCCGCCTTGGCCGGCCCGTACAGCACGTTGTTTTCTTGGTAGATTTTGATGGCCGCCAGATTGGATGGCATGTTGGCGCCTTCGGAGACCAGGAAGCACCCGTTTTTAACCATGGCCGCGGCGTGCTGCTCGTTGATCTCGTTCTGGGTGGCCGAGGGGAAGGCGCAGTCGAACTTCAGGCCGCCGTCTTTGACCACGTCCCAAACGCTTTTGCCTTCGTAGTACTTGGCGCTCTTGTATTTCTCGACGTATTCCTTGGCCCGGCCCCGGCGCACGTTTTCGATCTCCATCACGTATTTCAGCTTCTCGGCGTCAATGCCTTCCTCGTCGATGATGGTTCCGCCGGAGTCGGAGATGGACATGGCTTTTCCGCCCAGCTGGGTGATCTTCTCGATGGTGTACTGGGTAACGTTGCCCTTGCCGGAGACCAGGCAGCGCAGGCCTTTGTAATCCTTCTTCTGGGTGGCCAGCATCTCGGCCCCGAAATAGACCGCGCCGTAGCCGGTGGCCTCGGGCCGGATCAGCGATCCGCCGTATTCCAGGGCCC includes the following:
- the gdhA gene encoding NADP-specific glutamate dehydrogenase, with product MSHITDVIAKVKGKNPGEPEFHQAVEEVMKTLEPTVAKHPEFVKWKIYERICEPDRVVMFRVPWVDDKGEVQINKGFRVQFNNAIGPYKGGLRFHPSVNLGIIKFLGFEQIFKNSLTTLAMGGGKGGSDFDPKGKSDLEVMKFTQSFMRELFRHIGADVDVPAGDIGVGGREIGFMYGYYKKIRNEFTGVLTGRALEYGGSLIRPEATGYGAVYFGAEMLATQKKDYKGLRCLVSGKGNVTQYTIEKITQLGGKAMSISDSGGTIIDEEGIDAEKLKYVMEIENVRRGRAKEYVEKYKSAKYYEGKSVWDVVKDGGLKFDCAFPSATQNEINEQHAAAMVKNGCFLVSEGANMPSNLAAIKIYQENNVLYGPAKAANAGGVATSGLEMSQQSSRWYWDRNEVDQKLQRIMKAIHQQCLDASEKYATKGDYLAGANIAGFVKVAKAMVAQGVV